Genomic window (Actinomycetota bacterium):
GACCCGTCGGACCGTTCCTCCGTCGCGACTTCGGTACGCCGTACCCGTTCTGACGCAGGGAGAATCATGGGGAAGCCCAGCAGTCCGTCGCCGGGCACGGCCAGCGGCAGCCCGGCGGACAGCCACGACTTGATCCGCGTGCAGGGCGCCCGCGTGAACAACCTCAAGGACGTCAGCGTCGTGATCCCCAAGCGACGACTGACGGTGTTCACCGGAGTGTCGGGCTCGGGCAAGAGTTCCTTGGTGTTCGGGACCATCGCCGCGGAGTCACAGCGGCTGATCAACGAGACCTACAGCGCCTTCGTCCAGGGTTTCATGCCGGCACTGGGCCGGCCCGATGTCGATGTCCTCGACGGGCTCACCACCGCGATCATCGTCGACCAGGAACGGATGGGCGCCAACCTCCGCTCGACCGTCGGGACGGTCACCGACGCGAACGCCATGCTGCGGATCCTGTTCAGCCGGCTCGGCAAGCCCCACATCGGTTCGCCGCAGGCCTATTCGTTCAACGTGGCGTCGATCAGTGGCGCGGGCGCGGTGTCGATCGAACGTGCCGGCCAGACGGTGAAGGAGCGCCGCAGCTTCAGCATCACCGGCGGCATGTGCCCGCGGTGCGAGGGTCGGGGTTCGGTCAACGACATCGACCTCACCGCGCTGTACGACGACAGCAAGTCGCTCAACGACGGTGCGCTGACCATCCCCGGATACAGCATGGACGGCTGGTACGGCCGCATCTTCCGGGGTTGCGGCTTCTTCGACCCGGACAAGCCGATCCGCCGCTACTCCAAGCGAGAACTCAACGATCTGCTCTACCGGGAACCGACCAAGATCAAGGTCGACGGAATCAACCTGACCTACGTGGGCCTGATCCCGCAGCTGCAGAAGTCGTTCCTGTCCAAGGATGTCGACGCCCTCCAGCCCCACATCCGCGCCTTCGTGGAACGCGCGGTGACGTTCACGCAGTGCCCGGAATGTCAGGGGACTCGGCTCTCGGCAGCGGCCCGATCGTCCAAGATCGACGGAATCAGCATCGCCGATGCCTGCGCGATGCAGATCTCGGACCTCGCGCAATGGCTGACCGGCCTCGACGAACCGTCCGTCGCTCCCCTGCTGGCGACCCTGCAACGCACCCTGGACTCGTTCGTGGAGATCGGCCTGGGCTACCTGTCGCTCGAGCGACCGTCGGGCTCGCTGTCAGGTGGTGAGGCGCAGCGCACCAAGATGATCCGGCAACTGGGCTCGTCGCTCACCGATGTGACCTACGTGTTCGACGAGCCCACGATCGGGTTGCATCCGCACGACATCGCCCGCATGAACAGCCTGCTGCTGCAGTTGCGAGACAAGGGCAACACCGTGCTGGTGGTGGAGCACAAACCGGAGGCGATCGAGATCGGCGATCACGTCGTCGACCTCGGACCGGGAGCGGGCGCCGCCGGCGGGATGATCGTGTTCGAAGGCTCGGTGGCGGAACTGCGGGCCAGCGACACGCTCACCGGCCGCCACCTGCACGACCGGACGGCACTGAAGGCGACGGTGCGGACGCCGACCGGTGTGCTGGAGGTTCGCGGCGCTACCACTCACAACCTCCGCGATGTCGACGTCGACATCCCGTTGGGAGTGCTGGTCGTCGTGACCGGCGTCGCCGGGTCGGGGAAGAGTTCGCTGATCCACGGCTCGGTCACCGGTCGTGACGACGTGGTGTCGATCGACCAAGGGGCGATCCGCGGCTCGCGGCGCAGCAACCCGGCCACGTACACCGGGCTGCTCGACCCGATCCGGAAGGCCTTCGCGAAGGCGAACGGGGTGAAGCCCGCCTTTTTCAGCGCGAACTCCGAAGGGGCTTGCCCGACCTGCAACGGCGCCGGCGTGATCTACACCGACCTCGCCATGATGGCCGGCGTCGCGACGCTGTGCGAGGAGTGCGAAGGCAAACGCTTTCAGGCGGAGGTGCTGACATACACCTTGGGGGGCAAGGACATCAGCGAAGTGCTTGCGATGCCGGTCGCCGAGGCCGAGACGTTCTTCGGCACCGGGCCGGCGCGTACCCCGGCCGCGCACACGATTCTCGACCGGCTCGCCGACGTCGGGCTGGGCTACCTCACCCTCGGCCAGCCGCTGACGACGCTGTCCGGCGGTGAGCGGCAGCGACTGAAACTGGCGACCCAGCTCGGTGACAGCGGCGCGGTGTTCGTCCTGGACGAGCCCACCACCGGCCTGCACCTGGCCGATGTCGAACAGCTGCTGGCCCTGCTCGACAGGCTCGTGGACGCCGGTCGATCGGTGATCGTCATCGAGCATCACCAGGCCGTCATGGCCCACGCCGACTGGCTCATCGACCTGGGACCTGGTGCCGGTCACGACGGCGGCCGCATCGTCTACTCCGGGCCGCCCGCCGACCTGGTGGCCACCGGCGCCACCCTCACCGGCCAGCACCTAGCCGCCTACCTGAACGGGAACTGACCGAGCCGCGACCGGTCGCCCGCGGGCGGGCCGGTCGCGGCTCGTCGATGGTTCTGAACTGCCGCTCCTACTTGCCCAGGGCCGTCTTGTACGGGCCCATGTTCACCCGCGAGTTGTACGACCACGTGGGATCGGTTGTTTGGACATAGGGGAACGCCGACTGGTTCAGCAGCTTCGCCCACTGACCCCACATCTGCTCGGACACGAACCCGCTCTCCGGAGCGAAGCCGAACCGAACTTCCTTGATCAGCCCGGCCAGCTGGTCGCGGGTGTAGGTCTTCCAGTCCGGCGACGTCAACAGCAGATCGGCCAGCTGCTCGGGGGTCGACGAATTCATCTTCTGCAGCGCCTTGTCCATGCCCTTCACGAACGCCACCAGCTGCGGGGTCTTCGAGTTCAGGTTGTCCGTCATGCCCCAGATCTGGGTGTCGGCGAAGTTCAACGGCTGCAGCGGACCCGGCAGGCTGCTGGCGTTGCGCGGGTCAATGATGTACGTCGCCTTGCCCGCCGCCACCGGACCGTTCATGTTGCTGTAGGTGCTGATCGCACAGTCCTGCGTCCCCGCCGCGACCGAGTTCGGCGGCACCGAGGAGTCGCTCTGCGCGATGATCTGGTAGTTCAACCCGAGGGCCTTCTGGTAGGCCACCGCCCACGCGTACGGCGAGCCGGCCTGCGTCACGGTGATCACCGTCTTGCAGTCCTGGATCGACTTGATGCCGGTCTTGCCGATCATGAACCCGGCCGACTTGTTGCCCAGCGACCAGTAGATGATCGAGGTCGCCTTGCCCTGCTGCTGCACGGTCACCGGAGCACCCGCCCCGCCGAACGCCACATCGGCCTGCCCACTGGTCACCGAGGTCACACTGTTGGCACCGGTGAGAGTGATCTGGGCATCC
Coding sequences:
- a CDS encoding excinuclease ABC subunit UvrA, whose amino-acid sequence is MGKPSSPSPGTASGSPADSHDLIRVQGARVNNLKDVSVVIPKRRLTVFTGVSGSGKSSLVFGTIAAESQRLINETYSAFVQGFMPALGRPDVDVLDGLTTAIIVDQERMGANLRSTVGTVTDANAMLRILFSRLGKPHIGSPQAYSFNVASISGAGAVSIERAGQTVKERRSFSITGGMCPRCEGRGSVNDIDLTALYDDSKSLNDGALTIPGYSMDGWYGRIFRGCGFFDPDKPIRRYSKRELNDLLYREPTKIKVDGINLTYVGLIPQLQKSFLSKDVDALQPHIRAFVERAVTFTQCPECQGTRLSAAARSSKIDGISIADACAMQISDLAQWLTGLDEPSVAPLLATLQRTLDSFVEIGLGYLSLERPSGSLSGGEAQRTKMIRQLGSSLTDVTYVFDEPTIGLHPHDIARMNSLLLQLRDKGNTVLVVEHKPEAIEIGDHVVDLGPGAGAAGGMIVFEGSVAELRASDTLTGRHLHDRTALKATVRTPTGVLEVRGATTHNLRDVDVDIPLGVLVVVTGVAGSGKSSLIHGSVTGRDDVVSIDQGAIRGSRRSNPATYTGLLDPIRKAFAKANGVKPAFFSANSEGACPTCNGAGVIYTDLAMMAGVATLCEECEGKRFQAEVLTYTLGGKDISEVLAMPVAEAETFFGTGPARTPAAHTILDRLADVGLGYLTLGQPLTTLSGGERQRLKLATQLGDSGAVFVLDEPTTGLHLADVEQLLALLDRLVDAGRSVIVIEHHQAVMAHADWLIDLGPGAGHDGGRIVYSGPPADLVATGATLTGQHLAAYLNGN